Genomic segment of Luteolibacter arcticus:
CCACTACATCGATGGCCGCTTGGAAGCCACCACCGCGGTGAAGCCGCATCGTGTGGAAACCCTGGTCACCGGCGACAAGGCGCTCCCTCTCTCCTTCGGTCGCCGCCTCGATCCGGATACGAATTTCCGCACCTTCCGCGGGGAGATGGACGAGATCTACGTCTTTCCCTGCGCGCTCACGCCGGAGCAGATCGAGCGGCTGCACTCAGAGAACCAGCCGCCGGCGCTGCGGCGGTGACAGGATTGTCACCACGGGCATCCCGGTTTCTTGACGTTCACGGAGCGACTCCCTAGCGTTGGATTCAGTGTAAAGCACGGCCCCTGCTTCCTCCCTGGCTGGCCAAACCCAACATTCCGCCAGACGAGGTTGCGGCAGGGGTAGCATCCCCAGCAATTGAAACCCGGTTGTCACCATCATCGGCTCGCCGATGCCAGTGGGAACTGGTTCAAACCCAAAAGACATGACCTCCCATCATCGCCGGACGGTGTCGATCGACGCGTCCTTTCTGCTCCGCAAGTTTCCCGATCTCGCCCGCTTGCTCCGCCAGGGCTACGACCCTGACGAGGTGGGCCAGGCGTGGATGAACCAAGCACGGCGCACCGCTTCCCGCCAACAGTCGCAGCGTCGTAGCCACGGCGCGGAGGAAGATTGGGAACAGGCCAAGGCGGTACTTCACCAGGTGCTTCATACCGACGATCCGAACTTCAATGTGATCCGCGGCCTCCTGTTCGCCCGTCCGGATATCCAGACGCCGGTGCTGGTGTCCACGCTCAGCCTGTGGCTGGCCGGCCACCTTGGCCTCTCCCTGACCATGGCCACGCCCTTGGTCGCCGTGATGCTCTACGAGATCGCCACCGCACAGGATCTCCCGCTCGAGACCGCGAACTGATCCGGCTCAGGGCGTGTCTGAAAAATGTAGCTGGGCATCTTGCCCCAGTCCGTTGAAAGGGCGTCCCGCCCGTTCCCTTGGTTTCCTCATCTGGACTCTCAAGAAGACGAGAATGCGAAGATATTTTTCAGACAGCTTCTCAGAGTTTTTCCTCCAGCAACTGGAAGCGGTGGTTGTAGAGGCCACCGCTGTATTTCCGGCAGCAGGCATAGCAGGCGACCACACGACTGATGCGCTTCACCCGCCGGATCGTCGTCAGACACTGCGGGCAGATGTAGGCGAAGTTCCGCTTCATCCGCTTGCGCTTGAAGGGAAGCGTGTGGAAGGGCTGCTCGTTCGGGATGCCGAGCTCGGCGCAAGCCGCACGCCACTCCGCCCCATGGACCTCGATCCGCCGGCGGCCGGCGCGTTCGTAAGCCACCAGATGCGCAAGCTCATGGCGCAAGGTCCGCCAGATTTCCTCCGGCGCCTGTTCCTTGAGCTTGGGATTGAGCTCGATCAACCGGTCTGGCCACCACGCGCGACCGGCGGTGGTTTGCATGCGGGCGTTCCAGCTCACCTGCACCCGATGGGCGAGTTCAGGCAGATCGAGAAACTCCGCCTTTTCGCGGCACCATTCAGTCAGCCCGCCATCGATTTTCGCAGGCTGGCGGCGAAAACCGGACGGTGGCGCGACCCGGGGTTTGATACCCCAGTTAAGTGTCATTTGACGGAACGCCCACGCCATCCAACCGGCCTCTAGCAAGTCGCTTGCCGACTTGCAATAGGACAGCAGCAAAACCACGCGAAATTTTCATGCGTCACCGCAGAGCCCCATCGGGCAGCGTGAAAACCTTCACCCGCGAAGTCCCTCCTTTTGCCAAGACCACCTGCGATTTTGCCAGACCGAAATGCGCCGCCAAGACCTCCCGCAAGGCGGCATTCGCCTTCCCCTCCACCGGCGGCGCGGCGACCTTCACGCGCAACACGCGCCCGGCACGCGGATCATCTTCCCAACCGATCACCTCGCCGGCACGGGCGTTCGGCACGGCGAGGACTCGGATTTCCACAAGACCTACGGAGGCGTCGCGACATCGCGGAAACTGCGAATCGAGACGAGCTTGGTTTCCGGATTGTCGGTCATCACTTGGAGCACACGCTTCGGTCCGGGATGCGGCCAGATCCCGGAGGAGAAGGACTGCCACTCGCCGTCCGCTTGGCAGGTGCCCTTGAACGCGGAAGAATTGGCGTCGTTCACCGGCGGATCCTCGATGTTGCGGATCTCGCCCGGCTTGAAGTCGAAGATCTTCTTCTCCAGATCGAGCTTCACCGGCAGCGAGCTCAGGTTGGCAATCTTGATGGAGCCTGCCGGGAAGGCCTTCTTGCTATCGTCCACCACCACGATCTTGCTCGTAGGGCTACCGGCTTTCTCCGGCACGAACAGCAGGATGACCGAGCCGCCGCCAGAGGGCAGTTGGCAGGAACCGATTACCTGCGCCGGATCCTTCACACTGGCGGCACCCGCCTGGGTGGTGAGCACGATCTTCGGCCCCTTGAGCTTCAGCGTCGTCCCCTCATGATTGAGGAAGGACTTCACCTCCAGCTTCCCGGCATCGGGCGCGCCGCCATCGTGGTGGACGTGGACTTCCGGACCCGGATTGTCCTGGCCCAGCGTGATCCCGCGGACTTGGTATTCCTGGCCGTAGGAGACGGTGGCCGAAAGGTACACCGCGGCCACGGCGGCGAAAGAACGAGCATTCATGGGTTGCTTGGGTTGGGAAGGAAAACGCCGCCGTTCCCGGAGGAAGGCGGCGTGTGAAGCCAGTTAGAAGTCCTCACCGGCGACATCGCGGATACCTCGTATCTCAACCTGCTCGGTCTTCGGGTTCAAGAACAGAACCTGCAGCGATCGCTTGGTGCCTGGATGCGGCCACACTCCGGACCCGATGCGCTGCACCTGCCCGTTTGCCGACGAGAAGGCCTTCATGGCAGAGGAATTGGCCGCTCCCACCGGCGGATCCTCGATGACCTTGGTCTCGCCGCTGGCGAAGTCGAAGTTCTTGTTCTCGAGCTGGATGCGGACGCCGTGCGGGCTCAGGTTCATCACCTTGAAGGATCCCGGCGGGAAGGCCCGCTTCGAGTCTTCGATGACGAGCACCCGGAATGGGGTGTCGCCCGCCTTGCCGCTGCCGGGCAGGAACATGAAAATGCCGCTCTTCAGATTCGCCGGCACCTTCGTTTTCGCGACCACGCTGGCGGTATCCTTGATGCTGGCCGCGTCCGCGGACTTGGTGAAGATCAGACTCTCCGCTTGGGACGGCTGCAGGTTGAACTCGTGATTGAGGTAGTTCTTCACGTCGAGCTTCACCCCCGGAATCTTGCCGCCCAAGGCAGGATCGTGGACGAACACTTCCGCGGGCGGAGCATCGAGCTGGAATGAAAGGCCCCGGATTTTGAGGCCTGGCTTTTCCTCAGGCGTGGCGGGTGCCGTCTCGCCCCCCGTCCCGGGTGCAGGGGCTGGGGCAGGGGCCGGCGGTTGCTGCGCGTGAAGTGCAAGGCTGCCGGCGACGACGGCCAAACAAAGGTGATGGATTTTCATGACGGGTCGTTACAAGGCAGCATCACACCTCCTCGGGAGAAAGCCAGCGGAAGGAAGTGATGACGAAGCGACGGCCGAAGCGGATGTTCGTCTCCTTGGTCAGTTGGACCGTCTTGAGCTCCGGCTCCTCGGAGGAGTCGAGGTAGTCGGGCGTGCGCTGCACGATGGCCTCGCACCACGCCTTCGCCTCGACCTTGCCATCCTTGGCCTTGGACTCGCCATAAGAGCGGATGCGGAAGGTATCGCCGCGGACGGTGATCACCGGGGCCAGCGCCATCAGCAGGTCCCCTTGGGTCAGGAGCGACGGCGCGCCTTCTGCCGACTTGCCTTCACGCGCCAAGGGGTTGGCGATGTTCGTCAGCGCCGCGGGATTCGGAGGAGCCGACGCACCGAGATCCTTCGAATCGAGCGCGTGGTACTTGTCGTTGATCTTCGACCGGTCGATCGCCGTCTGCAGCAAGCCGGCAAGGACATGCAGACCATTGCCGGAGCCAAGGCGGCGGTTCACGAACTCACCCAGCGAAAGCGAGGGCGCCCGGTCCACGGAACCACGCTCGCGGATCTGCTCCACGATATTAATGGCGAGGATGTCGATCTGCTCGTCGGTCAGGGCGCGGAAGCCGGCCCAGCGGAGCGTGCCCGCCACGTCGATGCCAGAGCTCTTCGGCGTGCCGTCCGGGTCGCCGGCGATCGGCAGGCCGAAGCGCGGGAAGCCGGTCTTCTTGTCCGGAGACATGTCGGCAAGCGTCCAACCCTTGAGCTCGGCATCCCGCATGGAGGCGAGCATTGCCTTCCATGCACCGACCGAGTCGGAGTTCACGTTGAACGGCCCCTGGATGGCGAGAACGCTGCCGATGCGCTTGGCGAACTGCTCGTCGTTGAGGGCGTTCAGTTGCTCCGACTTTTCCTTGGGAGAACCATCACCCTGAAGCATCGGGATGAAACGCGGATTCAGCAGCTTGCTTTGCCCATCGAGGAACTTTTCCAGCAAGCTCTGGCGGCTCCCGCTGGAAACCATCGTATTGGTGAAGTTCGCGACGGTGGAGAAATAGGTGCTGTCCCACAGCGCATCATTGATCAGATACGAGTGGTCGAGCATGTCATACTGGGTCCGGATCGTGAGGCCGGACGAATCCGTCGGCGACTTGCGGCTCACCGCACTGCTCGGAATCAGCGGATGCGCCCGCGAATTGCCGAACGCATGCGTCACGCGCGGCAGGTGCGAGCTCGACACCAGGTTGGCGCTGACCAGATCACCAAGGCTGGCGGCCGGCAACAGCGGCA
This window contains:
- a CDS encoding SprT family zinc-dependent metalloprotease; amino-acid sequence: MTLNWGIKPRVAPPSGFRRQPAKIDGGLTEWCREKAEFLDLPELAHRVQVSWNARMQTTAGRAWWPDRLIELNPKLKEQAPEEIWRTLRHELAHLVAYERAGRRRIEVHGAEWRAACAELGIPNEQPFHTLPFKRKRMKRNFAYICPQCLTTIRRVKRISRVVACYACCRKYSGGLYNHRFQLLEEKL
- a CDS encoding DUF167 domain-containing protein, with the translated sequence MEIRVLAVPNARAGEVIGWEDDPRAGRVLRVKVAAPPVEGKANAALREVLAAHFGLAKSQVVLAKGGTSRVKVFTLPDGALR